A single genomic interval of Halobacillus halophilus DSM 2266 harbors:
- the spoVG gene encoding septation regulator SpoVG, producing the protein MEVTDVRLRRVNTDGRMRAIASITLDQEFVVHDIRVIDGNNGLFVAMPSKRTPDGEFRDIAHPINSGTRGKIQDAVLEAYERAGDEEQSEVEYEEAGAS; encoded by the coding sequence ATGGAAGTAACTGACGTAAGACTGCGACGCGTGAATACTGATGGAAGAATGCGAGCAATTGCTTCTATTACCTTAGATCAGGAGTTTGTTGTCCATGACATACGGGTGATTGATGGTAACAATGGATTGTTTGTAGCGATGCCTAGTAAGCGTACTCCTGATGGAGAGTTTAGAGACATTGCACACCCGATTAATTCTGGCACGCGTGGAAAGATTCAAGATGCTGTGCTGGAAGCTTATGAGCGTGCTGGCGACGAGGAACAATCAGAAGTGGAATATGAAGAAGCTGGAGCTTCCTAA
- a CDS encoding 50S ribosomal protein L25/general stress protein Ctc, with protein sequence MSISLKASQRNELKQSVTRELRQEGNVPSVVYGKDKEPITVSVNSIELLKTVRDEGKNAIISLDIEGKDSVDVMLHEYQIDPLKDELIHADFYIVDMSQEMDVEVPVHLEGEAAGSKEGGVLQQPLYDLAVRAKPANIPDEILIDVSELNIGDSILVSDITSSSGYEITEDPDTTIVAVTPPEEVPEEPEIADEDAEPEVINEKSDDEDQDQDEEKEDKE encoded by the coding sequence TTGTCTATTTCATTAAAAGCATCTCAAAGAAACGAATTAAAACAATCAGTGACACGTGAATTGCGACAAGAAGGTAACGTACCAAGCGTAGTTTACGGGAAAGATAAAGAACCAATCACTGTTTCTGTTAACAGCATCGAATTGCTTAAAACAGTACGTGATGAAGGTAAGAACGCGATCATTTCACTTGATATAGAAGGTAAAGACAGTGTAGATGTTATGCTGCACGAATATCAGATTGACCCTCTAAAAGATGAGTTAATCCACGCGGACTTCTATATTGTGGACATGAGCCAGGAAATGGACGTTGAAGTACCTGTTCACCTTGAAGGGGAAGCAGCAGGAAGTAAAGAAGGCGGCGTCCTTCAGCAGCCGCTTTATGATCTGGCTGTTCGTGCGAAGCCGGCTAACATTCCTGACGAAATTCTAATTGATGTTTCTGAATTGAACATTGGCGACAGCATTCTGGTAAGTGATATTACATCTTCCAGTGGATACGAAATCACAGAAGATCCAGATACCACGATCGTTGCGGTTACTCCTCCGGAAGAAGTACCGGAAGAGCCTGAAATCGCTGATGAAGATGCTGAACCTGAAGTTATCAATGAGAAAAGTGATGATGAGGATCAGGATCAGGATGAAGAAAAGGAAGATAAAGAATAA
- a CDS encoding ribose-phosphate diphosphokinase, which produces MATGYKDSKLKVFSLNSNPELAKEIAENIGVELGKCTVTSFSDGEIQINIEESIRGCDVYIVQSTSEPVNEHIMELLIMIDALKRASARTINIVMPYYGYARQDRKARAREPITAKLVADLLETAGASRVLMLDLHAPQIQGFFNLPIDHLVGVPILSDYFEKKNFEDVVIVSPDHGGVTRARKMADRLKAPIAIIDKRRPRPNVSEVMNIVGNIEGKTAIIIDDIIDTAGTITLAANALVENGATEVYACCTHPVLSGPAIERIDRSKIKELVVTNTIPLGEDKASDKITELSVAGLISEAIIRVHERQSISILFD; this is translated from the coding sequence ATGGCAACTGGATATAAGGATTCAAAACTGAAAGTATTCTCACTGAACTCCAACCCGGAATTGGCGAAAGAAATTGCTGAAAATATCGGGGTGGAATTAGGGAAGTGTACGGTGACAAGCTTTAGCGATGGAGAAATTCAAATTAATATCGAAGAGAGTATCCGCGGCTGTGATGTGTATATTGTTCAATCAACAAGTGAGCCTGTGAATGAGCACATCATGGAACTCCTGATTATGATTGATGCCTTAAAGCGTGCTTCAGCCAGAACGATTAACATCGTCATGCCTTATTATGGTTATGCACGTCAAGACCGTAAAGCCCGTGCACGTGAACCAATTACAGCTAAGCTGGTAGCGGATCTTCTGGAAACAGCCGGAGCATCCCGCGTCCTTATGCTGGACCTTCATGCTCCTCAAATTCAAGGGTTCTTCAACCTTCCTATTGATCATTTAGTAGGAGTTCCGATTTTATCGGATTATTTTGAAAAGAAGAACTTTGAAGATGTGGTTATCGTTTCACCAGATCACGGCGGTGTAACGCGTGCTCGCAAAATGGCCGATCGATTAAAAGCCCCAATCGCCATTATTGATAAACGACGGCCTCGCCCGAATGTTTCTGAGGTTATGAATATCGTTGGGAATATTGAAGGGAAAACGGCCATTATCATTGATGATATTATTGATACGGCAGGGACGATTACACTCGCGGCCAATGCATTAGTTGAAAACGGGGCTACAGAAGTGTACGCATGCTGTACTCACCCTGTATTGTCCGGTCCTGCTATTGAGCGCATCGACCGTTCTAAAATTAAAGAGCTTGTCGTTACGAATACCATTCCTCTTGGTGAAGATAAAGCAAGCGACAAAATCACTGAACTATCCGTTGCCGGTTTAATCAGTGAAGCGATCATTCGAGTTCATGAACGTCAATCCATCAGTATCTTGTTTGATTAA
- the glmU gene encoding bifunctional UDP-N-acetylglucosamine diphosphorylase/glucosamine-1-phosphate N-acetyltransferase GlmU, with protein MTNRYAVVLAAGQGTRMKSKLYKVLHPVCGKPMVQHVVDQLNTLELNELITVVGFGAEKVQHQLGEDSHYVVQEEQLGTGHAVLKAEDILADKEGTTVVVCGDTPLLTAETLQKLLDHHDEQNAQATILTAHADDPSGYGRVIRGGNAQVERIVEQKDASEEEKAIQEINTGTYCFDNQKLFEALQNVANDNAQGEYYLPDVIEILKNESDKISAYQTPDFSESLGVNDRVALSKAEKLMKQRINDQHMRNGVTIVDPDQTYIGPDVQISRDVVIEPGCVIEGNTIIEEDAIVGPHSSITNCFVGKGTVIKQSVAADSRIGERVQVGPYAHIRPASSLGDEVKVGNFVEVKKASFGSGSKVSHLSYIGDAEVGDGVNIGCGTITVNYDGHNKHLTTIQDEAFIGCNSNLVAPVTVGKGAYVAAGSTISKDVPAEALSIARARQTNKEGYAAKLKSNKKE; from the coding sequence ATGACTAACCGATATGCTGTCGTGCTGGCAGCAGGCCAAGGCACTCGCATGAAATCAAAACTATATAAGGTTTTACATCCTGTGTGCGGTAAGCCTATGGTGCAGCACGTTGTTGATCAACTAAATACACTGGAACTTAACGAATTAATTACAGTCGTTGGATTTGGAGCTGAGAAAGTTCAGCATCAACTGGGTGAGGACAGTCACTATGTCGTTCAGGAAGAACAACTGGGGACAGGCCATGCGGTTTTAAAGGCTGAAGATATTCTGGCTGATAAAGAAGGAACCACCGTTGTTGTATGCGGGGACACCCCTTTATTAACAGCCGAGACGCTTCAGAAGCTGCTGGATCATCATGATGAACAAAATGCTCAAGCCACTATACTTACAGCCCATGCAGATGATCCATCAGGTTACGGGCGTGTGATTAGAGGCGGCAATGCGCAAGTAGAGCGAATCGTAGAGCAGAAAGACGCTTCTGAAGAAGAAAAAGCGATCCAGGAAATCAACACAGGTACTTACTGCTTTGATAACCAGAAGCTTTTTGAAGCTTTGCAAAACGTGGCAAATGATAATGCTCAAGGTGAATATTATCTGCCTGACGTCATTGAAATCCTTAAGAACGAATCCGATAAGATCAGTGCTTATCAAACCCCTGATTTCTCAGAGTCACTTGGAGTAAACGATCGAGTGGCGTTATCTAAAGCAGAAAAATTAATGAAGCAGCGTATTAATGATCAGCATATGAGAAATGGCGTTACGATTGTTGATCCTGATCAGACTTACATCGGTCCTGACGTACAAATCAGCCGTGATGTTGTCATAGAGCCTGGCTGTGTAATTGAAGGAAACACAATTATCGAGGAGGATGCAATAGTAGGTCCTCATTCATCGATTACGAATTGTTTTGTCGGAAAAGGCACAGTTATTAAGCAAAGTGTGGCAGCTGACAGCCGTATTGGTGAGCGGGTGCAGGTAGGACCCTATGCTCATATCCGGCCGGCTTCTTCGCTTGGCGATGAAGTAAAAGTAGGGAACTTTGTTGAAGTTAAAAAAGCTTCATTCGGAAGCGGAAGTAAAGTTTCCCACCTCAGTTACATCGGGGATGCAGAAGTTGGAGACGGTGTGAATATCGGTTGTGGTACAATAACTGTGAATTATGATGGGCATAATAAACACTTAACCACGATTCAGGATGAGGCCTTCATCGGCTGCAACTCTAATTTAGTAGCACCTGTAACTGTCGGAAAAGGCGCTTACGTAGCAGCGGGTTCTACGATTAGTAAGGATGTCCCTGCTGAAGCTTTATCGATCGCTAGAGCGAGGCAGACCAATAAAGAAGGTTATGCTGCAAAATTGAAGTCGAATAAAAAAGAGTAA
- the pth gene encoding aminoacyl-tRNA hydrolase, whose amino-acid sequence MKCIVGLGNPGKKYAKTRHNIGFMILDELVKQNHWSLEQTKFRGIYTTEHVNGEKILLLKPQTFMNLSGESLVQFMNFFDLEADDILVVYDDLDLPPGKIRLRKKGGHGGHNGIRNIIDHLGTKEFNRLRVGVGRPDGPVSVVDYVLGTFTKQEQAPVADSIDAAVKACEAWMTQPFNEVMNDFNAT is encoded by the coding sequence ATGAAGTGTATAGTAGGTCTGGGAAACCCAGGTAAGAAATATGCAAAAACGCGTCATAACATCGGGTTCATGATTCTTGATGAGCTAGTCAAGCAAAATCATTGGTCCTTGGAACAGACAAAATTCCGTGGGATATATACCACAGAACATGTAAATGGTGAAAAGATTCTTTTATTAAAACCTCAGACGTTTATGAATCTGTCTGGGGAATCTCTTGTTCAGTTCATGAATTTTTTCGATTTGGAAGCAGACGATATTCTCGTCGTGTATGATGACCTGGATCTTCCTCCAGGAAAAATACGTCTGCGTAAAAAAGGCGGACACGGAGGTCATAATGGCATCCGTAATATTATTGACCATTTAGGTACAAAGGAATTTAATCGCTTACGTGTAGGTGTAGGACGGCCGGATGGCCCTGTTTCCGTCGTGGACTATGTACTTGGAACGTTTACCAAACAGGAACAGGCCCCCGTAGCTGACAGTATAGACGCTGCTGTGAAAGCATGCGAAGCGTGGATGACCCAGCCTTTTAATGAAGTCATGAATGATTTTAACGCGACGTAA
- a CDS encoding anti-sigma-F factor Fin family protein: protein MKIHYYCRHCQRQVGELDAKHVDVSQLGLDLLNEEDHQQMVHMHANGDLNIRTICDSCKETLDQHPHYHELDFFIH from the coding sequence ATGAAAATTCATTATTATTGCCGGCATTGTCAGCGTCAAGTAGGTGAATTAGATGCAAAGCATGTGGATGTATCCCAATTAGGTTTAGACTTATTAAACGAAGAAGATCATCAGCAAATGGTTCATATGCACGCTAACGGTGATTTAAATATTCGTACGATTTGCGATTCATGTAAAGAAACCTTGGATCAACATCCACATTATCATGAGTTAGATTTTTTTATTCATTAA
- the purR gene encoding pur operon repressor, with translation MKRSERLVAMTHFILDRPRELISLPFFSEKYDAAKSSISEDLGIINKMFQHEGIGYLESVSGASGGVKYIPAFSKEYSEEFVHQLCRRLEDPERLLPGGYLFMSDILGDPEATRSIGRLFASAFRDRDIDAIITVATKGIPLAYAVASYLNVPVVIARRDPKVTEGSTLSINYVSGSTRKIQTMVLTKRSLKEGSKVCIIDDFMKAGGTISGMKNLLHEFNAEVVGIGVLAEAEDEDEERVVDDYISLVQILNADDRKGSIEVIPGNLLNYL, from the coding sequence ATGAAAAGAAGTGAACGGTTGGTTGCAATGACTCATTTTATTCTTGATCGGCCACGCGAATTGATTTCGCTGCCATTTTTCTCAGAGAAGTATGATGCGGCTAAATCCTCAATTAGTGAGGATTTAGGTATTATAAATAAAATGTTTCAACATGAAGGTATTGGTTACTTAGAGTCTGTTTCTGGAGCTTCAGGAGGAGTTAAATATATTCCGGCATTTTCTAAAGAGTACAGCGAAGAGTTCGTTCATCAGCTTTGCAGGCGATTAGAAGATCCGGAGCGGCTGTTACCTGGAGGTTATTTGTTTATGAGTGACATCCTTGGGGACCCCGAAGCAACAAGAAGCATCGGGCGTTTATTTGCTTCTGCATTTAGAGACAGAGATATTGATGCCATTATTACGGTCGCGACAAAAGGCATTCCGCTTGCCTATGCCGTTGCCTCTTATTTAAATGTCCCGGTCGTGATTGCAAGAAGGGATCCTAAAGTTACCGAAGGATCTACTCTTAGTATTAATTATGTGTCCGGCTCAACGAGGAAGATTCAGACTATGGTTTTAACAAAACGGTCTCTAAAAGAAGGCTCTAAAGTTTGTATTATAGATGATTTTATGAAAGCTGGAGGAACGATCAGCGGAATGAAAAATCTTCTCCATGAATTCAACGCCGAGGTAGTCGGTATCGGCGTTTTAGCCGAAGCAGAAGATGAGGATGAAGAACGAGTGGTGGATGACTACATTTCGCTTGTTCAAATCCTGAATGCAGATGACCGCAAAGGTTCCATTGAAGTGATTCCTGGAAATCTTCTAAATTATTTATAG
- the mfd gene encoding transcription-repair coupling factor: MQGIKDYLYPQDDVHSIIEGFESGMKEQMIAGLSGASRSLMISLLKESLDRPVLLVTHQLIQAQQLYEDMQELTEEGQVQLYPVNELIASEIAIASPELRSQRIEALSNWLKQDKGILIVPVAALKRIMPPKSYWEHNQLPFRVGEDIELNAYLEQLVSMGYERTEMVATPGEFSLRGGIFDIYPLTAEFPYRIELFDTEVDSIRTFDSETQRSHDKLNEVTVGPATELLLHKEDFTRAYHRLENALSHSLKKLTKADAKETLNTVIEQDLDRLKDQERFQEMYKYIGYFYEESVSLLDYLPENGLMVLDEMSRIQETANRLDQEEAEWHQSLLEANQTVRDLNISFDWQDTWAKMKHPTLYMSVFMRHIPNTHPQNVVNISSRQMQQFHGQMNLLKNEMERWQKQDYSIIILAPDHNRSEKIQSVLEDYDMEAVISKSDVKLPLVKPTIVIGNISSGFEWPMHKLAVLTENELFKTRTAKPKRKQKLSNAERIKNYQELKVGDYIVHANHGIGKYLGIETLEMNGNHKDFLMVNYSGNDKLYVPIDQIDLIQKYVGSEGKEPKIYKLGGSEWNKVKRKVQSSVEDIADDLIQLYAEREASKGHAFSEDGEMQKDFEIAFPYEETEDQVRCIEEIKEDMERIRPMDRLLCGDVGYGKTEVAIRAAFKAIYEGKQVAILVPTTILAQQHYETLQERFQGFGINLGLMSRFRTRKQQKETTDRLRKGLVDIIVGTHRILSKDVQFKDLGLLIVDEEQRFGVKHKEKIKQLKHNVDVLTLTATPIPRTLHMSMLGVRDLSVIETPPANRFPIQTYVLEYNPIFLREAIEREMARGGQVFFLFNRVENIERMAQEIAALVPEARVTFAHGQMNETELENVMFSFLGGEYDVLVSTTIIETGVDIPNVNTLIVYDADRMGLSQLYQLRGRVGRSNRVAYAYFTYQRDKVLTEVAEKRLQAIKEFTELGSGFKIAMRDLSIRGAGNLLGSQQHGFIDSVGFDMYSQMLKDAIEAKRQGKEQEAVQPFQPELDMMMDAYIPGTYIQDEKQKIDMYKQFQAVESVEDVHDLRDELIDRFGDYPEEVENLFRATSIRLFAKQARIESITEKKRKLEMVMDSDQSQLIDGAKLFEYANKYGRIVQLGTEDNQLKVTFKWDRQPQAKRYEIVEEFLSQLPSMIRETTTA, encoded by the coding sequence ATGCAAGGAATTAAAGATTATTTATATCCCCAGGATGATGTCCATTCAATCATAGAGGGCTTTGAATCAGGGATGAAGGAACAAATGATTGCAGGATTGTCTGGAGCATCACGGAGTTTAATGATCTCCTTGCTTAAGGAATCATTGGACCGCCCTGTCCTGCTTGTTACCCATCAATTGATTCAAGCTCAGCAGCTGTATGAGGACATGCAAGAACTGACCGAGGAGGGCCAGGTTCAATTATATCCCGTAAACGAACTGATCGCCTCTGAAATTGCGATTGCAAGTCCTGAATTAAGAAGTCAGAGAATTGAGGCCTTGAGCAACTGGCTGAAGCAAGATAAAGGGATTCTTATTGTCCCTGTAGCTGCTCTAAAACGCATCATGCCGCCAAAATCCTACTGGGAGCATAATCAGCTCCCTTTTCGTGTTGGGGAAGATATTGAGCTGAACGCGTATTTGGAGCAGCTGGTGAGTATGGGGTATGAACGTACAGAGATGGTAGCTACCCCCGGAGAGTTCTCCCTGCGTGGGGGAATCTTTGATATTTATCCGTTAACGGCAGAATTTCCTTACCGGATTGAACTGTTTGATACCGAAGTAGATTCGATTCGTACATTTGATTCGGAAACTCAGAGGTCGCACGATAAACTGAATGAAGTTACGGTAGGACCTGCCACTGAATTACTGCTGCATAAGGAAGACTTTACGAGGGCATATCATCGATTGGAAAATGCGCTCAGCCACTCCCTGAAAAAGTTGACGAAAGCGGATGCAAAAGAAACCTTGAACACCGTGATTGAGCAGGACCTGGACCGTTTGAAAGATCAGGAACGCTTTCAGGAGATGTATAAATACATTGGTTATTTTTATGAAGAGTCTGTAAGTCTGCTAGACTATCTTCCTGAGAATGGACTGATGGTTCTGGACGAGATGAGCCGTATTCAAGAAACCGCTAACCGTCTTGACCAGGAAGAAGCGGAATGGCATCAAAGCCTATTAGAAGCAAACCAGACGGTCCGCGACTTGAACATCTCTTTTGACTGGCAGGACACGTGGGCCAAGATGAAGCATCCTACCCTATATATGTCCGTATTCATGCGTCATATTCCAAATACTCACCCTCAGAATGTAGTCAATATTTCAAGCCGTCAAATGCAGCAATTTCACGGGCAGATGAATTTATTGAAGAATGAAATGGAGAGGTGGCAGAAGCAGGATTATTCAATTATTATTCTGGCTCCTGATCACAACCGTAGTGAAAAGATCCAGTCGGTTTTAGAAGATTATGATATGGAAGCTGTCATCTCTAAATCAGATGTTAAGCTGCCTCTAGTGAAGCCGACAATTGTTATCGGGAATATCAGCAGCGGCTTTGAATGGCCTATGCATAAATTGGCCGTTCTGACCGAAAATGAACTGTTTAAAACTCGCACAGCCAAGCCCAAACGTAAGCAGAAGCTTTCCAATGCTGAACGCATCAAGAATTACCAGGAGCTTAAAGTGGGAGACTATATCGTCCACGCTAATCACGGGATTGGTAAATACTTAGGTATAGAAACACTTGAGATGAATGGCAATCATAAAGATTTTCTAATGGTTAATTATTCAGGTAATGATAAGCTGTATGTCCCGATCGACCAGATTGACCTTATTCAAAAATATGTGGGTTCTGAAGGGAAAGAGCCTAAAATATACAAGCTCGGTGGCAGTGAGTGGAATAAAGTCAAGCGCAAGGTTCAATCTTCAGTAGAGGATATTGCCGATGACTTAATTCAGCTTTACGCAGAGCGGGAAGCTTCTAAAGGTCACGCGTTCAGTGAGGATGGCGAAATGCAAAAAGATTTTGAGATCGCTTTTCCTTATGAAGAAACCGAGGACCAGGTGCGTTGTATAGAAGAAATTAAGGAAGATATGGAACGGATTCGACCTATGGACCGCTTGTTATGCGGAGATGTCGGATACGGTAAAACGGAGGTAGCGATCCGAGCAGCCTTTAAAGCGATTTATGAAGGCAAACAAGTGGCGATCCTTGTACCTACCACCATATTGGCTCAGCAGCATTATGAAACCCTTCAGGAGCGCTTCCAAGGGTTTGGTATTAACCTGGGATTAATGAGCCGCTTCCGCACGCGCAAGCAGCAAAAAGAAACGACAGACAGACTTAGAAAAGGATTGGTGGATATTATCGTGGGCACCCACCGGATTCTTTCAAAGGATGTACAATTTAAAGATCTGGGGCTGCTGATTGTAGACGAAGAGCAGAGGTTTGGCGTGAAGCACAAAGAAAAAATCAAACAGCTAAAGCATAATGTGGATGTTCTGACATTAACAGCCACTCCAATTCCTCGAACACTTCATATGTCGATGCTCGGCGTCCGCGATTTATCGGTTATTGAAACGCCGCCTGCGAACCGTTTTCCTATTCAAACGTACGTCCTGGAATATAATCCAATTTTCCTGCGGGAAGCGATTGAAAGAGAAATGGCGCGCGGCGGGCAAGTCTTTTTCTTATTTAACCGTGTGGAAAATATCGAACGGATGGCTCAGGAAATCGCTGCGCTCGTCCCCGAAGCCCGCGTAACATTCGCTCATGGGCAAATGAATGAAACGGAGCTTGAGAATGTCATGTTTTCCTTCTTGGGAGGGGAATATGATGTACTTGTGAGTACCACCATTATCGAAACAGGAGTCGATATTCCTAATGTAAATACCCTTATTGTTTACGATGCAGATCGTATGGGCTTAAGCCAGCTTTATCAACTTCGCGGCCGTGTAGGCCGTTCGAACCGTGTGGCTTATGCTTACTTTACCTACCAACGGGATAAAGTACTGACGGAAGTCGCTGAAAAACGTCTCCAGGCTATTAAAGAATTTACTGAATTAGGCTCAGGTTTTAAAATCGCCATGCGGGATCTTTCCATACGAGGAGCAGGTAATTTACTGGGGTCGCAACAACATGGATTTATTGATTCAGTAGGGTTTGATATGTATTCACAAATGCTGAAGGATGCGATTGAAGCGAAAAGACAAGGTAAAGAACAGGAAGCCGTGCAGCCGTTCCAGCCAGAATTGGATATGATGATGGATGCTTATATTCCTGGCACATATATTCAGGATGAAAAGCAGAAGATTGATATGTATAAACAATTCCAGGCCGTGGAATCTGTAGAAGACGTGCATGATTTACGTGATGAATTGATTGATCGCTTCGGAGATTATCCGGAAGAAGTGGAGAACTTATTCAGGGCTACTTCCATTCGCCTCTTTGCTAAACAGGCACGGATTGAATCCATTACGGAGAAGAAAAGGAAGCTCGAAATGGTTATGGATTCAGACCAAAGCCAGCTGATTGACGGAGCGAAGCTGTTTGAGTATGCCAATAAATATGGTCGTATCGTACAGTTAGGCACGGAAGATAACCAGTTAAAAGTCACCTTCAAATGGGATCGTCAGCCGCAGGCCAAGCGGTATGAGATCGTCGAGGAGTTCTTAAGTCAACTTCCATCTATGATTCGTGAAACGACTACAGCTTAA